In one window of Solanum pennellii chromosome 2, SPENNV200 DNA:
- the LOC107010379 gene encoding caltractin-like, translating to MASVSRKMSRKETRNRHPGLTQQKRQEIKEAFELFDTDGSGTIDASELNVAMRALGFEMTEEQVEQMIADVDKDGSGAIDFDEFVHMMTAKIGERDTKEDLAKAFNILDQDKNGKISAADIQQIAKELGENFSAKEIQEMIEAADRDRDGEVSAEEFMRMMRKTSFAN from the exons ATG GCAAGCGTAAGTAGAAAGATGTCAAGAAAGGAGACTAGAAACCGTCACCCTGGGCTTACACAGCAAAAAAGGCAAGAGATCAAAGAAGCATTCGAGCTCTTTGACACCGATGGCTCTG GAACTATTGATGCCAGTGAGCTGAATGTTGCTATGAG GGCCCTTGGATTTGAAATGACAGAGGAG CAAGTTGAGCAAATGATTGCTGATGTTGACAAGGATGGTAGTGGTGCAattgattttgatgaatttgTACACATGATGACTGCCAAGATAGGGGAGAGGGACACTAAAGAGGATCTAGCAAAAGCATTTAACATACTAGATCAAGATAAAAAT GGGAAAATATCTGCTGCTGATATTCAGCAAATTGCAAAGGAGTTGGGTGAAAATTTCAGCGCAAAAGAAATACAAGAGATGATAGAGGCAGCAGATCGTGATC GTGATGGAGAAGTAAGTGCGGAAGAGTTTATGAGGATGATGAGGAAAACCAGCTTCGCAAACTAG